One Candidatus Aenigmatarchaeota archaeon genomic region harbors:
- the dnaJ gene encoding molecular chaperone DnaJ — MSKRDYYEILGVNRNASQEDIKRAYRQLARKYHPDVNPGNKEAEEKFKEINEAFEVLGDPEKRAQYDQFGHSAFGPEDLGGFKGFSFDDLFRDFGFGDIFDIFSDFDRREAKGGIDIKFDYHITLEDAFKGLETKIKIPRFEICGVCGGTGARPGTSPKKCPECNGTGEIRKIRKMGFMQMVNVSTCHRCGGSGEFIEKPCQNCKGSGRERKMVTIKLKIPPGVDEGSYLRLQGEGEISGKNGPRGDLYVVIHLKPHEIFERKGDNLYCKVPISFSVACLGGKIKIPTIDGKAEIKLPPGTESNRIFRLKGQGMPNIRTGRRGDLFVRVIIDVPKKLTNRQKELLKEFEREMAN, encoded by the coding sequence ATGTCAAAAAGAGATTATTATGAAATATTGGGTGTTAATAGAAATGCCAGTCAGGAAGACATAAAAAGGGCCTACAGGCAGTTGGCAAGAAAATATCACCCCGATGTTAATCCCGGAAATAAGGAAGCAGAAGAAAAATTCAAGGAAATAAATGAGGCCTTTGAAGTTTTGGGTGATCCTGAAAAAAGGGCACAATATGATCAGTTTGGACATTCAGCCTTTGGGCCAGAGGATTTGGGTGGATTCAAAGGTTTCAGTTTTGATGACTTGTTTAGGGATTTTGGTTTTGGGGATATATTCGATATTTTTTCTGATTTTGATAGGAGAGAGGCGAAAGGGGGAATCGACATAAAGTTTGACTATCACATAACTCTAGAAGATGCTTTCAAAGGATTGGAAACAAAGATAAAAATACCAAGATTTGAAATTTGTGGGGTTTGTGGTGGAACTGGTGCAAGACCTGGAACCTCTCCTAAAAAATGTCCCGAATGTAATGGAACTGGTGAAATAAGAAAAATAAGGAAGATGGGATTTATGCAAATGGTGAATGTCTCAACATGCCATAGATGCGGGGGCAGTGGAGAATTTATAGAAAAACCATGTCAAAACTGTAAAGGAAGTGGAAGAGAGAGGAAGATGGTTACAATTAAACTGAAGATACCCCCAGGTGTTGATGAGGGTTCTTATTTGAGGTTGCAGGGTGAAGGTGAAATTTCTGGTAAAAATGGACCAAGAGGGGATTTATATGTTGTCATACATCTGAAACCTCATGAGATATTTGAAAGAAAAGGGGATAATCTTTATTGTAAAGTTCCAATAAGTTTTTCAGTTGCGTGTTTAGGTGGAAAAATAAAAATTCCAACAATCGATGGAAAGGCAGAAATAAAATTACCACCTGGAACTGAAAGTAATAGAATTTTCAGGTTGAAGGGTCAGGGTATGCCAAATATAAGAACTGGTAGAAGGGGGGATTTGTTTGTCAGGGTAATAATAGATGTACCCAAAAAATTGACAAACAGGCAAAAGGAGTTATTAAAGGAATTTGAAAGAGAAATGGCAAACTAG